The Thermococcus sp. 21S7 genome window below encodes:
- a CDS encoding metal-dependent hydrolase: MRGFTHYISGLAAATFFPALVSDLRAGILIPVIVAAAAYFPDFVDFKFGKFFARRDYEIDPAPWDEKKHYAPKLVKISELSGKNRYQFFAVEGTVREVLSRGSGRVSYKVIDGEGNERLVSEEYRSIVFILSDGTGEITVEAFGDDYRFFEEEFGEIEEGKKLLVFGYVDVDEDGSLRLVVSDAPHPQGIAETIARAIEEAYREGERIVKIHNIRLPGDVYRRFTVHLDPPKREVRVKMGPIVTPGGVAIGGDVPEYRRYGIAKVDVPFIKTYPKPTRIDSFSGPEIAFRKAEFKGKTVVKDRFLPWHHGFSHSLTMGMIIGLVVFTFFRLIGYGHATELALASMIGQWLHVFEDQLGFMGSNLLPPLTKDVVPGFKLGESGSGLTNFSTAWLMIALMIWNFNRFTDPRPIPISDAKLLLLLIWPSIIGFGIAIARSFRLRREISELMDYYTNLDAFEELEEVGGI; this comes from the coding sequence ATGAGGGGATTCACACACTACATCTCTGGACTTGCCGCGGCCACCTTTTTCCCTGCCCTCGTCTCCGACCTGAGGGCGGGGATACTGATACCCGTTATAGTGGCCGCAGCGGCCTACTTTCCGGATTTCGTTGACTTCAAGTTCGGTAAGTTCTTCGCGAGGAGGGACTACGAGATAGACCCGGCTCCATGGGACGAAAAGAAGCACTACGCTCCAAAACTGGTCAAAATCAGCGAGCTGAGCGGGAAAAACCGCTATCAGTTCTTCGCCGTCGAGGGGACGGTCAGAGAAGTGCTCAGCAGGGGCTCGGGGAGGGTCTCCTACAAGGTCATAGACGGCGAGGGTAACGAGCGCCTCGTCAGTGAGGAGTACAGGAGCATAGTCTTCATCCTGAGCGACGGAACGGGTGAGATAACGGTCGAGGCTTTCGGGGATGATTACAGATTTTTCGAGGAGGAGTTTGGTGAAATCGAGGAAGGCAAGAAGCTCCTCGTCTTCGGATACGTGGACGTTGATGAAGACGGCTCCCTAAGGCTCGTCGTCAGCGATGCCCCCCACCCGCAGGGCATAGCCGAGACGATAGCAAGGGCAATCGAGGAAGCCTACCGCGAGGGCGAAAGGATAGTCAAGATACACAACATTCGCCTCCCGGGAGACGTTTACAGACGCTTTACTGTTCACCTGGATCCACCGAAGAGAGAAGTTCGGGTGAAGATGGGGCCGATAGTAACCCCTGGCGGTGTTGCCATAGGCGGCGACGTTCCCGAGTACAGGAGGTACGGCATAGCGAAGGTGGACGTTCCCTTCATCAAGACCTACCCTAAGCCCACCCGGATTGATTCTTTCTCGGGCCCGGAGATTGCCTTCAGAAAAGCCGAGTTCAAGGGAAAAACCGTCGTCAAGGACAGGTTCCTGCCCTGGCACCACGGCTTCAGCCACTCGCTCACTATGGGCATGATAATAGGCCTCGTCGTCTTCACCTTCTTTAGGCTGATAGGCTACGGGCACGCCACCGAGCTTGCCCTCGCCTCGATGATAGGCCAGTGGCTGCACGTCTTCGAGGACCAGCTCGGCTTCATGGGGAGCAACCTGCTCCCGCCCCTCACGAAGGACGTCGTTCCGGGCTTTAAGCTCGGTGAGAGCGGCAGCGGGCTTACAAACTTCTCAACTGCCTGGCTGATGATAGCCCTCATGATATGGAACTTCAACCGCTTCACCGACCCGAGGCCGATACCGATAAGCGACGCCAAACTGCTGCTCCTCCTGATATGGCCGTCGATAATAGGCTTTGGAATAGCGATAGCCAGGAGCTTCAGACTGAGGAGGGAGATATCCGAGTTGATGGATTACTACACGAACCTCGATGCCTTTGAGGAGCTGGAGGAGGTCGGGGGGATTTAA
- a CDS encoding ATP-binding protein, whose amino-acid sequence MLFDVRPKTSIHELFGRKAEYLIFRNAVRKGRNFILITGPRRIGKTSFLYASLNELAEDGIPHIVIDTRAATSLNSRYPQKVIAEQVYRALLGRNVVGSVLSKVKGVKPGPVELDLGDKPDLVEVFSLLNRAGNPVIVAFDEAQYLRFSNEDMTRFFAWVLDALQNVVLVFTGSQVGVLENFLKLYDGSSPLFGRYEVKIRLPRFNPSESLEFLERGFDEVGMRVDDEELLSTIRTLDGIPGWLVHYGASRVDGLTHDDAIERVLEKAMAYVASEFRELTKLSPRYELVMKAVAELSEGFGYARFEEIKGKVGIDDRSLRNYINRLIDYGFLESAGHGKYRIPDPVMYRVFRRL is encoded by the coding sequence ATGTTGTTTGATGTTCGTCCAAAGACATCAATTCACGAACTCTTCGGCAGGAAGGCCGAGTACCTGATTTTTAGAAATGCCGTGAGAAAGGGCAGGAACTTCATTCTAATCACCGGGCCGAGGAGGATAGGCAAGACCAGCTTCCTCTACGCTTCCCTCAACGAGCTCGCCGAGGATGGAATCCCGCACATAGTAATAGACACCCGCGCGGCAACTTCTCTGAACTCAAGGTACCCTCAGAAGGTCATAGCTGAGCAGGTCTACAGGGCTCTCCTTGGACGCAACGTCGTCGGTAGTGTTCTCTCGAAGGTGAAGGGCGTTAAGCCCGGTCCCGTTGAGCTCGACCTCGGCGATAAGCCGGACCTCGTTGAGGTTTTCTCCCTCCTGAACAGGGCGGGAAATCCGGTCATAGTGGCCTTCGACGAGGCCCAGTACCTAAGGTTTTCAAACGAGGATATGACGCGGTTCTTTGCCTGGGTTCTCGACGCCCTTCAGAACGTTGTTCTCGTCTTCACAGGCTCGCAGGTTGGCGTTCTTGAGAACTTTTTGAAGCTCTACGATGGCTCTTCACCCCTGTTCGGAAGGTACGAGGTCAAGATTCGTCTTCCCCGCTTTAACCCCTCGGAGAGCCTTGAGTTCCTTGAGAGGGGCTTTGATGAGGTTGGCATGAGGGTTGATGACGAGGAACTGCTCTCCACAATCAGGACCCTAGATGGCATTCCCGGCTGGCTCGTTCACTACGGCGCTTCAAGGGTTGATGGCCTAACGCACGATGATGCCATCGAGAGGGTTCTTGAGAAGGCGATGGCCTACGTGGCCTCGGAGTTCAGGGAGCTCACCAAGCTGTCCCCGAGGTACGAGCTTGTAATGAAAGCCGTTGCGGAGCTCAGCGAGGGGTTTGGCTATGCAAGATTCGAGGAGATTAAAGGAAAAGTCGGCATCGATGACAGATCCCTGAGGAACTACATTAACAGGCTGATTGACTACGGTTTCCTTGAGTCGGCTGGGCATGGAAAGTACAGGATTCCTGACCCCGTCATGTACCGCG